A stretch of the Serratia marcescens genome encodes the following:
- a CDS encoding LrgB family protein, translated as MNDFILSLACFLATLALYFANKKLYRRRRTLLLMPLVLTPMILVLLLVVTHISYQDYIGETHWLLWLLGPATIAFAVPVYENLHIIRRHWLSLTAGVTTAVLVAVYSSVWLARLLTLPEEVQRSLAVRSITTPFALEAAKQMGGQPDLVALFVVITGVFGMAVGDILFLRLAVRSRLAKGAGFGASSHGAGTARAYELGPQEGVVSSLVMMLAGIITVVAAPLIGRLMW; from the coding sequence ATGAATGATTTTATCCTCAGCCTGGCCTGCTTTCTGGCGACGCTGGCGCTGTACTTCGCCAACAAGAAACTCTATCGCCGCCGCCGCACGTTGTTGCTGATGCCGCTGGTGCTGACGCCGATGATCCTGGTGCTGCTGCTGGTGGTCACCCACATCTCCTATCAGGACTACATCGGTGAAACCCACTGGCTGCTATGGCTGCTGGGGCCGGCGACCATCGCCTTCGCGGTGCCGGTATATGAGAACCTGCATATCATCCGCCGACACTGGCTGTCGCTGACCGCCGGCGTTACGACGGCGGTGCTGGTGGCGGTGTACAGTTCGGTGTGGCTGGCGCGCCTGCTGACGCTGCCGGAAGAGGTGCAGCGCAGTCTCGCGGTGCGTTCGATTACTACGCCGTTCGCGCTGGAGGCCGCCAAGCAGATGGGCGGACAGCCGGATCTGGTGGCGCTGTTCGTGGTGATCACCGGGGTGTTCGGCATGGCGGTGGGCGACATTTTGTTTCTGCGTCTGGCGGTGCGTAGCCGCCTGGCGAAGGGGGCCGGATTTGGCGCCTCATCACACGGCGCCGGCACCGCCCGCGCTTATGAACTGGGGCCGCAGGAGGGCGTGGTGTCGAGCCTGGTGATGATGCTGGCCGGCATTATCACGGTGGTGGCCGCGCCGCTGATTGGCCGGCTGATGTGGTAA
- a CDS encoding Na+/H+ antiporter has protein sequence MEIFFTILILILVVSLSGVVTRMLPFQVPLPLMQIAIGALLAWPHFGLHVDFDPELFLVLFIPPLLFADGWKTPTREFLHHGREILGLALVLVLITVVGVGYLIYAMVPGIPLVAAFALAAVLSPTDAVALSGIVGKGRIPKPIMGVLEGEALMNDASGLVSLKFAIAVAMGTMVFTVGGATLEFLKVAIGGLLAGVAVTWTYSKSLRVMSRWSGDDPATQIVFLLLLPFASYLIAEHIGVSGILAAVAAGMTISQSGVIRNAPLAMRLRANSVWAMLEFVFNGMVFIMLGLQLPGILETSILQAELDPTIQTWYLFADVATIYAALLVLRFTWLWVMKKASNRFMKKRPLQFGDYSTRELWVASFAGVRGAITLAGVLSIPLLLSDGTAFPARYQLVFIAAGVILLSLIVGVLALPLLLRGVQVADKSASKQEERMAIAMAAEVAIESVNKMEERLVADTEENLDPQVLKEVSSRVTGMLRRRIASKDDIENALAMENLERRFRLTALRAERGELYHLRATQKISNETLQKLLHDLDLLEALLIEREG, from the coding sequence ATGGAAATCTTTTTTACAATCCTCATTTTGATCCTGGTGGTCTCCCTGTCCGGGGTGGTGACGCGCATGTTGCCGTTCCAGGTGCCGCTGCCGCTGATGCAAATCGCCATCGGGGCCCTGTTGGCCTGGCCGCATTTCGGGCTGCACGTCGACTTTGATCCCGAATTGTTCCTGGTGCTGTTCATCCCGCCGCTGCTGTTCGCCGACGGCTGGAAAACGCCGACGCGCGAATTCCTGCACCACGGGCGTGAAATTCTCGGCCTGGCGCTGGTGCTGGTGCTGATCACCGTGGTCGGCGTCGGCTATCTGATCTACGCCATGGTGCCGGGCATTCCGCTGGTGGCGGCCTTCGCGCTGGCGGCAGTGCTGTCGCCGACGGATGCCGTGGCGCTGTCCGGCATCGTCGGCAAAGGGCGCATTCCCAAGCCAATCATGGGCGTGCTCGAGGGCGAGGCGCTGATGAATGACGCGTCCGGTCTGGTGTCGCTCAAGTTCGCCATCGCGGTGGCGATGGGCACCATGGTGTTCACCGTGGGCGGCGCGACCCTCGAATTCCTCAAAGTGGCGATCGGCGGCCTGCTGGCCGGCGTGGCAGTCACCTGGACCTACAGTAAATCGCTGCGGGTGATGAGCCGCTGGAGCGGCGACGATCCGGCGACCCAGATCGTATTCCTGCTGCTGCTGCCGTTCGCTTCTTACCTGATCGCCGAACACATCGGCGTCTCCGGCATCCTGGCGGCGGTAGCGGCGGGGATGACCATCAGCCAATCCGGCGTGATCCGCAACGCGCCGCTGGCGATGCGCCTGCGCGCCAACAGCGTATGGGCGATGTTGGAGTTCGTGTTCAACGGCATGGTGTTCATCATGTTGGGCCTGCAGCTGCCGGGCATTCTTGAAACCTCTATCCTGCAGGCGGAGCTGGATCCGACCATCCAGACCTGGTACCTGTTCGCCGACGTGGCCACCATCTACGCCGCGCTGCTGGTGCTGCGTTTCACCTGGTTGTGGGTGATGAAGAAGGCCAGCAACCGCTTTATGAAAAAGCGCCCGCTGCAGTTCGGCGACTACAGCACGCGTGAGCTGTGGGTGGCGTCGTTTGCCGGGGTGCGCGGGGCGATTACCCTGGCCGGTGTGCTGTCGATACCGCTGTTGCTGAGCGACGGCACCGCCTTCCCGGCGCGCTATCAGCTGGTGTTTATCGCCGCCGGGGTGATCCTGCTGTCGTTGATCGTCGGCGTGCTGGCGTTGCCGCTGCTGCTGCGCGGTGTGCAGGTGGCCGACAAGAGCGCCAGCAAGCAGGAAGAACGCATGGCGATCGCCATGGCGGCCGAGGTGGCGATCGAGAGCGTGAATAAAATGGAAGAGCGCCTGGTTGCCGATACCGAAGAGAACCTCGATCCACAGGTGTTGAAAGAGGTCAGTTCGCGGGTGACGGGCATGTTGCGGCGGCGCATCGCGTCGAAAGACGATATCGAGAATGCGCTGGCGATGGAAAACCTCGAGCGGCGTTTCCGCCTGACGGCGCTGCGCGCCGAGCGCGGCGAACTGTACCATCTGCGCGCCACGCAGAAAATCAGCAACGAGACGCTGCAAAAACTGCTGCACGATCTCGACTTGCTCGAAGCGTTGCTGATCGAGCGCGAAGGGTAG
- a CDS encoding LysR family transcriptional regulator, translated as MDVRTLRYFVEVVRQQSFTRAAEKLFVTQPTISKMLRHLEEELECTLLIREGRKLRLTDSGQAVYQRGLTILDEFRQLEAELEDISSVKKGVLRLGIPPMVGRQIADLIRRFRQTYPGIELKISELGGLSVEQAVMSGELDLAMTVLPFDSEQPLTFLPLLGHPMCVVAPRTPQWLNRTRINIAELADSPILIYNEDFALYKMLMKAFRQAGFEPQIAVRSGQWDFLASMVQAGVGIAMLPEPVCRWLDKENLVWLPLEPRMEWKVGLIWRQGSYLSHSAQAWIACCRDYWPPLK; from the coding sequence GTGGATGTCCGCACCCTGCGCTACTTCGTTGAAGTGGTGCGCCAGCAAAGCTTCACCCGCGCCGCGGAAAAACTGTTCGTCACCCAGCCCACCATCAGCAAGATGCTGCGGCATCTGGAAGAGGAGCTGGAATGCACGCTGCTGATCCGCGAAGGCCGCAAGCTGCGCCTGACCGACAGCGGCCAGGCGGTGTATCAGCGCGGCCTGACGATCCTCGACGAATTCCGCCAGCTGGAGGCGGAACTGGAAGACATCAGCTCAGTGAAAAAGGGCGTGCTGCGGCTGGGCATTCCGCCGATGGTGGGCAGGCAGATCGCCGATCTGATCCGCCGCTTTCGCCAGACCTACCCCGGCATCGAATTGAAAATTTCCGAGCTGGGCGGGCTGTCGGTCGAACAGGCGGTGATGTCCGGCGAACTGGATCTGGCGATGACGGTGCTGCCCTTCGATTCGGAACAGCCACTGACCTTTCTGCCGCTGCTTGGCCATCCGATGTGCGTGGTGGCGCCGCGCACGCCGCAGTGGCTCAACCGCACCCGCATCAATATCGCCGAATTGGCCGACAGCCCGATCCTGATTTATAACGAAGACTTTGCCCTGTACAAGATGCTGATGAAGGCGTTTCGGCAGGCCGGTTTTGAACCGCAAATCGCGGTGCGCAGCGGCCAATGGGACTTCCTCGCCTCGATGGTGCAGGCCGGCGTGGGCATCGCCATGCTGCCGGAGCCGGTTTGCCGCTGGCTGGACAAGGAAAACCTGGTCTGGCTGCCGCTGGAACCGCGCATGGAGTGGAAAGTCGGGCTGATCTGGCGCCAGGGCAGCTACCTGTCGCACAGCGCGCAGGCCTGGATCGCCTGCTGCCGCGACTACTGGCCGCCGCTCAAGTAG
- a CDS encoding CidA/LrgA family protein: protein MSLALRRVAPSLLTRLQVPIQVALYAALFLIADRLVQQFHLPLPANIVGMLMLLALILLRILPLSWVKAGSRWLLAEMLLFFVPAVVAVVNYAQLLMVEGWKIFLVIAVSTMLTLGATGLVVDRVYRLEIWLQRRKQRHE, encoded by the coding sequence ATGTCTCTGGCGTTACGCCGCGTTGCCCCCTCCCTGCTGACCCGTTTGCAGGTGCCGATTCAGGTGGCGTTGTATGCGGCGCTGTTCCTGATCGCCGATCGTCTGGTGCAACAATTCCACCTGCCGCTTCCCGCCAATATCGTCGGCATGCTGATGCTGCTGGCGCTGATTCTGCTGCGCATTCTGCCGCTGAGCTGGGTCAAGGCCGGCTCCCGCTGGCTGCTGGCGGAAATGCTGCTGTTCTTCGTGCCGGCGGTGGTGGCGGTGGTCAACTACGCCCAACTGCTGATGGTCGAGGGCTGGAAGATCTTTCTGGTGATCGCGGTCAGCACCATGTTGACGCTGGGCGCTACCGGGCTGGTGGTGGACAGGGTATATCGGCTGGAGATTTGGCTGCAGCGGAGGAAGCAGCGCCATGAATGA